A section of the Micromonas commoda chromosome 14, complete sequence genome encodes:
- a CDS encoding predicted protein produces the protein MGKRGFVDKHNASGAEKQQKQVDIIEKLGGYDNLVSQGAEGRVFAVKFCGRDTIVKQRFKKTYRHPTLDTKLTRSRLGMEARSMMRARKLGVATPTLYYVDQQQSAIYMEKVPGKSLKELIREDSMSEKDMEDIGAQVGKAVAKMHDGGLIHGDLTTSNILVRDDDERTVVIIDFGLASNSIIAEDKGVDLYVLERAITVTHSSQALFEHVMTAYRRASSQWSSSFNKFAEVRMRGRKRSMIG, from the coding sequence ATGGGGAAGAGAGGGTTCGTCGACAAGCACAACGCCTCCGGGGCGGAGAAGCAGCAGAAGCAGGTTGACATCatcgagaagctcggcggCTACGATAACCTCGTCAGCCagggcgcggaggggcgcGTGTTCGCGGTCAAGTTCTGCGGCCGAGACACCATCGTCAAGCAGAGGTTCAAGAAAACCTACCGGCATCCCACCCTTGACACCAAGctcacgcgctcgaggctgggCATGGAGGCGCGATCCATGATGCGCGCCAGAAAACTCGGCGTTGCGACGCCCACGCTGTACTACGTCGATCAGCAGCAGAGTGCCATATACATGGAGAAGGTGCCCGGCAAGTCTCTCAAGGAGCTCATCCGCGAGGATTCCATGTCCGAGAAGGACATGGAGGACATAGGCGCTCAGGTGGGGAAGGCCGTCGCTAAGATGCACGACGGCGGCTTGATCCACGGCGATCTCACGACGAGCAACATCCTCGttcgggacgacgacgagcgcacGGTGGTGATCATTGACTTCGGCCTCGCGAGCAACTCCATCATCGCGGAGGACAAGGGCGTGGACCTATACGTCCTGGAGAGGGCCATCACGGTGACGCACTCCAGCCAGGCGCTGTTCGAGCACGTGATGACGGCGTACAGACGGGCCAGCAGCCAGTGGAGCTCGAGCTTCAACAAGTTCGCGGAGGTGCGGATGAGGGGACGAAAGCGGTCCATGATCGGGTGA